A stretch of the Vitis vinifera cultivar Pinot Noir 40024 chromosome 16, ASM3070453v1 genome encodes the following:
- the LOC104882040 gene encoding uncharacterized protein LOC104882040: MVRSMRGAVVVAVVVAVLVVCGWENVQMASADTSPSQCKEERNLLVNACRPVIYGRSPSADCCQRVRVSHVECVCPYVTPKTAAIIGVIGVDNVVKKIEGCGRTVPRKFKCGSITTP; the protein is encoded by the exons atggtgagaaGCATGAGGGGGGCAGtggtggtggcggtggtggtggCTGTATTGGTGGTATGCGGTTGGGAGAATGTTCAGATGGCAAGTGCGGACACGAGTCCCAGCCAGTGCAAAGAGGAGAGGAACCTTCTGGTTAACGCTTGCAGGCCAGTGATCTACGGGCGCAGCCCATCTGCGGACTGCTGCCAGCGCGTTCGAGTGAGCCATGTGGAGTGTGTGTGCCCCTACGTCACTCCCAAGACCGCCGCCATCATTGGGGTCATTGGTGTTGACAACGTGGTTAAGAAAATTGAAGGGTGTGGAAGGACAGTGCCTCGCAAATTCAAGTGTGGGA GTATCACCACTCCATGA